The genomic region TGTAATCCAGTCTCAGATCATCTGCTGAACACAACATTCCTCGTGATTTCTGGCCACCAAAGTCAGCGACACGTATTGTTTTTCCACCTGGCAGGGAACTGCCCGGCATCGCCGCGACTACCCGATGCCCAACTTCAACATTGGCCGCTCCACAAACTATGCCGACGTGTCGGCGTTGACCAACGTCAACCTGACAGATCTTTAAACTGCTGTTTCCAGGAAGGTCGGTAGTAGACACGACTTCAGCAACCCGGATCTTGTTGGAAAACTCCTGGACCCGGGAGATAGAACTGACTTCAAGACCCGCCGTTGTCAGCAGATCGGAAAGATACGGTAGATCGACATCTACCTTGATCCATTCCTTTAACCAGTTGAGGCTGATAATCATAGGACATTCATGGGCAGTACTAACCGAACTGGTTTAAAAACGAAAGTTCGTTATCAAAAAACAACCTAAGATCATCGACACCATATCGAAGCATCGTGACCCGTTCTATACCCATACCAAATGCGTAACCCGTGTATTTCTCGTTATCGATGCCAACCTGGCGAAACACTTCTGGGTGAACCATTCCACAACCAAGTATTTCGAGCCAGCCAGTATGCTGACACACTCTACAGCCAGCACCGGCACAAAAAACGCACCCCATATCGACTTCAGCCGAAGGTTCGGTGAATGGAAAATAAGAAGGTCTGAATCTTACTGGCAAGTCTTGTTCAAAAAATTCCCGAACAAAATGAATCAAGATACCCTTGAGATCGGAAAAGGTTATGTCTAGATCAACTGCTAATCCTTCCACCTGGTTGAACATGGGTGTATGGGTAACATCAGAATCGCACCGGTACACCCTACCCGGAGCTATGACCCTGATTGGGAGTTCTTGATTTTCCATATACCGCACCTGCACAGGCGATGTATGGGTTCGGAGCACCACTCCCGGAGACACATAAAAGGTATCGTGCATAGCCCGAGCTGGGTGATCCTCAGGGATATTCAGCGCACCGAAGTTATGGAAATCGTCTTCGATTTCAGGTCCGTCGGCGACATCAAATCCGAGCCGTCGAAATATGGCTGTAATTCTCCGAATAGAACGGCTTATTGGATGTAATGTGCCATGTTGTACGGCGCGACCAGGCAGTGACACATCAATTACGTCTCGATCTAACGCGTTAGCTTGCGCTTGCTGCTCTAGAAGCTCGGCCTTTTTATCGATGGCGTCTGCCAGCTTTTGTTTTGCGGTATTTAGCGCTTTTCCATACGCTTTTCTTTCATCAACCGGCAGGCTACCGATCTGTTTAAGCTGGAGTGTCAGGTAACCCTTGCGACCGAGGTGAACAACCCGTAGCGACTCCAGGGCAGAGAGCGTCGTTGTGCCCGATACCGCTTCGATCGCTTCAGTGATCTTGATGGATAACTCATCGCCTGCAGATTGTTGACTCACTATAGTGCCTGCCTACAAAAAAAAGGAAAGGCCATAGACCTTTCCTGTTGTCTCCTAACGAATGCCATGGCATTGCCACGGGCTACGTTAAGCTGCCAGTGCTGCCTTGGCTCGTTCTGCCAAAGACTCGAAACCTGGTTTGTCGTTGACAGCCATGTCAGCAAGTACTTTTCGATCTATTTCAACTGCCGCCTTCGAAAGACCATTAATCATCTGACTATAATTGATCCCGCTTAGTCGGGCTGCCGCGTTGATCCTCACAATCCACAGCGCTCGAAATTGACGCTTACGCTGTCTACGGTCTCTGTAGGCATATTGCCCTGCTTTCATCACAGCTTGTTTTGCGACTCGATAGACGTTTTTCCGGGCACCACGATACCCCTTAGCATTCGCCAACACTTTGCGATGTCTGGCTCTTGCTGTTACGCTTCGTTTTACCCTGGGCATCGGTCTACTCCGAAATCTGATGTATTAACTGTAAGGAAGCATCCGCTTCAGTGCGGATTCATTTGACGAGTGAACAATTAACTGGGACCGTAACTGCCGTTTTCGTTTGGTCGATTTTTTTGTCAGGATGTGGTTCATGTATGCTTGCGAACGCTTAAAACGACCACTAGCAGTCGTCTTGAACCGCTTCGCCGCACCCCTATTCGTCTTCATCTTGGGCATCTTGTTTGTCTCTCGAATGACTCTAGTTTATTTCTTGGGTGCAAGGACCATGACCATCTGCCGGCCTTCCATTTTCGGCATTTGCTCGACTACTCCCAATTCATCCAGATCCGCTTCAACCCGTTTTAGCATTTTCATTCCCAGTTCCTGATGGGCCATCTCTCTACCACGGAACCGTAACGTCACCTTAACTTTGTTTCCGGCATCCAGGAACCGCACCAAGTTCCGCACCTTTATGTCATAGTCGCCGATATCGGTCCCAGGCCGGAATTTCACTTCTTTAACGATTATCTGTTTTTGCTTCTTTTTCGATTCCTGCTTTTTCTTTGCGGCTGAATATAAGAATTTGCCGTAGTCCATCAACCGACAAACAGGTGGTTCTGCATAGGGCGAGATCTCAACAAGATCAAGCTGTTTCTCTTCGGCAATCTGGTGGGCTTCAGTAACTGAAACAATACCCAGTTGTTCGCCGCCTTCTCCGATTAGCCGGATATCTCCGGCTGTAATCTCATCGTTGATGCGCTGCTGCTTTGCTGCAACTATGTCGCTACTCCTTAACCTGAATAGATATTTAGTGCTTTAACGAAAGACCCGGTAGCGCTGTTGCTACTCTGTCGAGGTCGATTGACCCCAGATCGGTCCCGTCTTGTGTACGCACGGAAACACTCTCCGCGCCTTTTTCTTTGTCTCCAACAACCAGAATAAAAGGAATTCGGCGCAGAGTCGCTTGGCGAATTTTATAGCCGATCTTCTCGTTTCTCAAGTCACATTGTACTCTCAAGTTATGATTTTTTAGATGTTTTTGCACCGAGAGAGCATATTCACGTTGATTAGGGCCAATGTTGCACACAATCAACTGTACCGGTGAAAGCCAGGCAGGCAATTTTCCTTCAGTATCTTCAATCAAAATTCCAATAAAACGTTCGAGCGAACCCAGTATTGCCCTATGAATCATGACCGGCACCCTTTTTGTTCCGTCTGCAGCGACGTATTCGGCCCCCAGTCGCCCCGGCATCGAGAAATCCAGTTGTATGGTTCCGCATTGCCAGCGTCTGCCTATAGAATCACGGAGTACGAATTCGTGCTTGGGTCCGTAAAATGCACCCTCGCCCGCCTGCACTGTAAAGGGTATCGACTTTTCTTCAAGCGCAGCCGCCAGCGCTTTCTCTGAACGATCCCACAGCAGGTCATCTCCCACCCGATTTTCAGGTCGAGTCGATAGTACGACCTCAATATCTTCGAACCCAAAATCGTTATACATACGATAGGTCAGGTCGATCAATGTCGACACCTCACTGCCTATCTGCTCTTCTGTGCAGAAAACATGGGCGTCATCCTGGGTAAAACGCCGACCGCGCAGCAGCCCATGCAAGGTGCCTGAAGGTTCATTTCTGTGACAGATGCCGAATTCCGATATTCTCAGCGGCAGGTCCCGATAACTCTTAAGCCCTTGATTAAAAATCATGACATGACCGGGACAGTTCATGGGTTTAATGGCGTAGTCCTGATCCTCGACATGCGTCGTAAACATGTTTTCTCTGAACTTTTCCCAGTGCCCCGAACGCTCCCACAATCGCCTATTAAGCACTTGCGGTGTGTGTACCTCCTGATAGTCATATTCCTCCAGCAACGTTCGAACATAGGTCTCTATCAGTCGGAACAATGTCCATCCCTGCTCATGCCAGAAAGCCATACCCGGTGCTTCTTCCTGAAAATGAAAATAGTCCAGCTGTCTCCCCAACTTTCTGTGGTCTCTTTTTTCAGCTTCTACCAAGCGGGTTAGATAGGCTCCGAGCTGCTTTTTGTCTGGCCACGCCGTACCATAAATTCGCTGCAGCATTTCGTTCGTCGAATCCCCACGCCAATACGCACCAGCCAGTTTTGTTAGCTTGAAAGCTTTCAGATGGCCTGTAGATGGAACGTGAGGCCCACGACACAGATCGGTAAATTCTCCTTGTGTATACAACGAAATCATCTCATCTTCCGGTATGCCGCCGATAATTTCCGCTTTGTAGTTCTCGCCACTGGCTGTGAATAACGCGACCGCTGCATCGCGTGGCATAGTTGAACGACTGATTGGCAGGTTCGCTTTGGCAAGCTCATGCATTTTCTTTTCGATTTTCTCCAGATCAGCTTCTCCAAAACCTGAGGCATAGGAAAAATCGTAGTAAAACCCGTCTTCAATAACAGGGCCAATCGTTACCTGGGCTGTCGGATACAGAGTCTTAACGGCATGTGCCATAAGGTGTGCACAGGAATGCCGCAGGATCTCCACTCCACTGGGGTCTTCAGACGTAACAATGCGCACAGCTTGATCACTGTCGATACGGTAATCTATATCGACCAAATTGCCGCCAACCTCACCTGCCAAAGCCCGTTTCGCAAGTTTTGGGTGTATATCGGCTGCAATTTCCATAACCGAAACGGGCCGTTCATAAGTACGGATAGCACCGTCAGGTAGTTGGATTTCGGGCACTTTGAGTTTCCCTGGAAGCTGTCGAGTCTGGCATCTAGGCCATAGATGTTTTAAGCGAGAATGCCACATGGACTCAATGTGGCATTCGATTGATTCGGTATCTGGTAGGCGCGAGTGGGATCGAACCACCGACCACTTGCGTGTCGAGCAAGTGCTCTACCGCTGAGCTACGCGCCTTTATAACTGCAATACCGCTATTCTACATCCAATTATCAGCAATGGGCAGGCTGGGCAATTAGCTGACTACCGACGCGGGGTCAGTCATGAAACCGGCTGTGAAGTGCCTCTTTTTTAATTCACTGATGCTGTCCCGCAGCTGTGCCGCCTGCTCAAATTCAAGTGCACGTGCGTGATCGTACATCTGCTTTTCCAGTCCATCAATCAGGCGTCCCAGGTCGCCTGCTGATTTGATTTCAATGTCTGCAGTAATGTGTCCAATTGTGCCAGCTCTATCGAATCTGGTTCGGCCGGCTTTTTGCGGTTTCTCATAAACACCATCAATGAATTCTGTAATTCGTTTTTCTATAGTCGCCGGCAAAATACCATGGCGAATATTGTGGGCCTCCTGTTTTTCCCTTCTCCTTTCCGTCTCGTCGATCGCCCTCTGCATTGATTGCGTCACATTGTCGGCATAAAGAACCGCTTTTCCGTTAATATTTCGAGCAGCGCGGCCAATTGTCTGAATCAAAGCGCGTGTGGATCGAAGAAACCCCTCTTTGTCGGCATCCAGAATAGCCACCAGAGACACTTCCGGGAGATCAAGGCCTTCACGCAATAAATTGATACCCACCAGTACGTCGAAAACACCCAGACGCAGATCCCGGAGAATCTCAACTCGTTCGACAGTATCTATATCGGAGTGAAGGTATCTTACTCGAACTCCATGATCTGCCAGATAATCGCAGAGATCTTCAGACATTCGCTTGGTCAGTGTGGTTACCAATACCCTTTCAGACGCATTTGCCCGAAGTTGTATCTCAGACATCAAGTCATCCACCTGAGTAGCGGCCGGCCTGATCTCAAGCACAGGGTCTACCAGTCCTGTCGGTCGCACAACCTGATCTACGGTACTTGAACTGTGTTCCGCCTCGTAAGGCCCTGGCGTTGCCGATACGAACACGGTCTGAGGTATCTTTCGTTCAAACTCATCGAATCTCAACGGCCGGTTGTCCAACGCCGACGGCAGTCGAAATCCATATTCAACCAGTGTTTCTTTTCTCGAACGATCGCCTCGATACATCGCACCCAGTTGGGGTACCGTCACATGACTTTCGTCTATAAAAAGCAACGCTTTGTCCGGCAGATAGTCGATCAGTGTTGGGGGTGATTCACCCACCTTGCGACCAGAGAGAAATCTCGAATAGTTTTCGATCCCGTTGCAGTAACCCAGTTCCTCAATCATTTCAAGATCATAGTGGGTCCGCTGTTCAAGCCGCTGCGCCTCCAATAATCGCTCCTGGCTTCGCAGAACCGAAAGTCGATCGGTCAATTCGTCTCTGATAGCGCCTGTTGCCGCCAACAGAGTCTCGCGTGGGGTCACGTAGTGACTCTTAGGATAGATAGTAAAACGGGTCAACCTTTCATCGACTTCGCCGGTCAGCGGATCAAATCGCGCCAGGCGTTCGATCTGGTCACCGAACAGTTCGATACGTACGGCAAAACGATCCGATTCTGCCGGATAAATATCAATTACATCACCCCGAACTCGGAAAGTACCTCGTCGAAGATCCATTTCGTTGCGGGTATATTGAAGCTCAGAAAGGCGCCGCAGAATGTCACGTTGTTCTGCCAGCCCGCCCTGCCTCAGATGAAGGATCATCCCATGATAAGCTGCCGGATCTCCAAGACCATAAATTGCGGAAACCGTGGCAACAATGATTGTGTCTTCACGTTCCAGAAGGGCCTTTGTGGCCGACAGACGCATCTGGTCAATGTGATCGTTGATAGACGCATCTTTTTCAATATAGGTATCACTGCTCGGTACATATGCTTCGGGCTGGTAGTAATCGTAGTAGGACACGAAATATTCAACCGCATTGCTCGGGAAAAAGTCACGCATTTCCGCATAGAGCTGCGCAGCAAGTGTTTTGTTCGGAGCAAGGATCAACGTCGTTCTGCCCGTCCTGGCGATCAGATGGGCCATTGTGAATGTCTTGCCGGACCCCGTAACACCGAGGAGAGTCTGGTACAACTCCCCGACCTCAATGCCGTTCAGCAATGCCTCGATCGCTTCAGGCTGGTCTCCAGCGGGATGGAATTCACTTTCTAACTGAAACTGACGCATCATTTCTAGTTATGTTAAGTGACCCAATCGTTCTAGATATCTTATCGTCATCTGACCCGCGACCTCGGTGCAGAGAACTACTCAGCCAAACGGATCTGTGAACTGCGACACAGCCTGACCCGCACAAAACGCCTACCGTTCACAGGTATGGTGCAAGTTCTTTATCAATTCTACAACCATGCAACACCAATTCCGGCATTCAATCGACCCCACCAAACCGGTGTAAGTCTGATTGAACTCCTTGTCGCCTGTTTGGTTATTGCCGTCCTTTCCGGATTGGCCATACCCAGTTATCAAGCGCTTGCAGAGCGATCGCAACGGAATGCAACAGCGCGATTGCTTATTGCAGATCTTAATTGGTCCCGGACCGAAGCACTCGCAATCGGTACCAGACTATACCTGTGTCCGAGCCAAAACTCAGATCGTTGCCGGTCGAGTACCGACTGGAGTCAAGGATGGTCGGTCTTTGCTGATCAAAACCGAAACGGGCACCTGGAACCCAACGAGTTACTGCTATTACGTACCCCGTCCCTGAACAATAAAACCTCTGTACGCTTTCGCAAGCCTGGATATCTTTTCTACAAAAGCGATGGCAGCGCGTGGCCAAACGGTACATTTAGAATCTGTTCTGCCGACTCCAAGGCTCCACCACTATTGGTGATCGTCTATCGTACGGGACGCGTGCGAACATCGTCAGAGACGGGACTGGAGTGCATGTAGCAGAAGATTTAGGTGCAAGCTATAGTGGTTTCTCTTGACCCTCGACTCTACCATTGACATCAGCAATAGCGGGTGACGCTCTTATCTCCTACCGATTTGTAGATTTCTTGCAATCATGTCATCGATCTCATATAGGTTTTCTCGCAATTGTGCCTTTCCAGATAACTTGACAAATTCTGGCTTTCGAAACTCGACCCAAAAGCCATCAACCTCTGGCTATTAGAATGGGCATTACGATTTGTTTTGGTCACGTTTATATTCCCTCTTCATATAAACTTCGCCATGAGCATCTTTGGCAATGCCAGGATGAGTTCCGGGAAGAAAATTACAATTAACAGAACCACAAGCATTGGGCACAGGACAATGGCGACGTCGCGCAATGCTTTCCTAACCTCAATGTCTCCGATCTTACAGGCAATCAATAAACATAAACCATAGGGAGGAGTTACCAGTCCGAAAGCCAAAGAAATAACGCCGATAATTGCAAAATGGATCGGGTGCATATTCGAGACTTCGGCCAGCGGCCAAAGAACGGTTCCAAGAATAATGATCGCCGGGATGGCATCGATAAACATACCGATCAAAAGAAAGGAGCCAGCGACGATCAAGCCCGTACTGGTCGGACCAACGCCGTAGGGCGCCAGAAACTGTACAATAGCCAGCGGAACTTTGAAATAGGCCAACAGCCACCCGAACGCCGACGCCGTGCCTATACAAAACAGGGACATAGCGGCGAACGCTGCAGAGTTGTAGAGGATCGACGGGAGGTTATGAAAACCAATGGTTCTGTAAAAAAGCCCCCCCAGAATAACAGAATATAGTACGGCGATTACTGAAGCTTCGGTTGGCGTAAAAAACCCACCGACAATTCCGCCGACAATGATCAAGGGGGTCATGAGAGGCGGTATCGCTTGGAAAACCGCAACAAAGAATTCCTTAAATGAAGATCGCGCATACATCGGGTAATTGTAGATTTTGGCAAACACGTAGACCGCTATCATTTGCGACACGGCGATCAGAATTCCAGGGATAACGCCGGCCAAAAACAAGCCACCAATAGATACGGACATCAGTCCGCCCCACACGACCATCAAGATACTTGGCGGGATAACAACGCCCATGACCGAGGAGCACGCCGTGATGGCGACGGAAAAACTTGATGAGTAACCCAGCTTTTTCATTTGCGGAATTAGCAGCGACCCGATGCCCGCGGCATCCGCTGTGGACGAACCGGATATACCCGCAAATAGCATACTGACCACCACGTTAACGTGTCCCAATCCGCCCGGCAAATGTCCAACCATTGCACGCGATAGCCGCACCAACCGGTCAGTGATTCCCGCAGCGTTCATAATGTTTGCGGCCAAAAGGAAGAACGGAACGGCAAGTAATATGAAGGCGTTATAGGACTTGAACATTTCATTCATGAGCAGGAACGGCGTTAATCGCTCTTCCAACAAAAACACCGGAATGCATGCCAAACCGAGCGCAATCGCAACGGGGACGCGAAAGATAACAAGAATTATAAAAAGCGGGAATAATATCGCCGAGACCTCCACAGGTGTCATGGGGCGACACTCCGAAATAATTTGATATGATCAACAACACGTTCTGACAAAAATAACATCCACGTAATCCCCGTTATCGGCCAAGCTACGTAAATAAACACCATTGGCAGATCAGCCATTTCGGAAGTTTGCAGTAATCCGAACTTAATCAGCGGCCAGCCCCAGACAACAAAAATAACCGCCATGCCAAATGCCATGAGATCAACAAACATCAGGGATATCGCTTTGCCTTTGTTGGTTTTTGGGGGCGGCAACAGATCAACTGCAAAATGTTCGTTTTTCCGTAAAGCAATCATTGCCCCAACAAGGATGATCCAGATGAAGCAAAATCGTGACAGCTCTTCGGTCCAGATATAGCGTGGGATAAAATCGCTATAGCGGGCAAATATTTGCATGGTTACAGGAATGATGAGAATTCCCATCAACATCGTCAGGACGATTTTGAGAAACGAAAAATAACCATCTATTATTTTTTTCATTCGTGCCCGCCTGTCCACACAAGGTTCATAAAAAAGGGCCGATGGCACTTAAGCCATCGACCCTTAATACCTTTATATCACGCAGGGACGTTCGAGATTATTTCACGGCCTGAATGGCGTTAT from Gammaproteobacteria bacterium harbors:
- the pheS gene encoding phenylalanine--tRNA ligase subunit alpha translates to MKITEAIEAVSGTTTLSALESLRVVHLGRKGYLTLQLKQIGSLPVDERKAYGKALNTAKQKLADAIDKKAELLEQQAQANALDRDVIDVSLPGRAVQHGTLHPISRSIRRITAIFRRLGFDVADGPEIEDDFHNFGALNIPEDHPARAMHDTFYVSPGVVLRTHTSPVQVRYMENQELPIRVIAPGRVYRCDSDVTHTPMFNQVEGLAVDLDITFSDLKGILIHFVREFFEQDLPVRFRPSYFPFTEPSAEVDMGCVFCAGAGCRVCQHTGWLEILGCGMVHPEVFRQVGIDNEKYTGYAFGMGIERVTMLRYGVDDLRLFFDNELSFLNQFG
- the rplT gene encoding 50S ribosomal protein L20; translated protein: MPRVKRSVTARARHRKVLANAKGYRGARKNVYRVAKQAVMKAGQYAYRDRRQRKRQFRALWIVRINAAARLSGINYSQMINGLSKAAVEIDRKVLADMAVNDKPGFESLAERAKAALAA
- the rpmI gene encoding 50S ribosomal protein L35, whose product is MPKMKTNRGAAKRFKTTASGRFKRSQAYMNHILTKKSTKRKRQLRSQLIVHSSNESALKRMLPYS
- the infC gene encoding translation initiation factor IF-3 codes for the protein MVAAKQQRINDEITAGDIRLIGEGGEQLGIVSVTEAHQIAEEKQLDLVEISPYAEPPVCRLMDYGKFLYSAAKKKQESKKKQKQIIVKEVKFRPGTDIGDYDIKVRNLVRFLDAGNKVKVTLRFRGREMAHQELGMKMLKRVEADLDELGVVEQMPKMEGRQMVMVLAPKK
- the thrS gene encoding threonine--tRNA ligase, encoding MPEIQLPDGAIRTYERPVSVMEIAADIHPKLAKRALAGEVGGNLVDIDYRIDSDQAVRIVTSEDPSGVEILRHSCAHLMAHAVKTLYPTAQVTIGPVIEDGFYYDFSYASGFGEADLEKIEKKMHELAKANLPISRSTMPRDAAVALFTASGENYKAEIIGGIPEDEMISLYTQGEFTDLCRGPHVPSTGHLKAFKLTKLAGAYWRGDSTNEMLQRIYGTAWPDKKQLGAYLTRLVEAEKRDHRKLGRQLDYFHFQEEAPGMAFWHEQGWTLFRLIETYVRTLLEEYDYQEVHTPQVLNRRLWERSGHWEKFRENMFTTHVEDQDYAIKPMNCPGHVMIFNQGLKSYRDLPLRISEFGICHRNEPSGTLHGLLRGRRFTQDDAHVFCTEEQIGSEVSTLIDLTYRMYNDFGFEDIEVVLSTRPENRVGDDLLWDRSEKALAAALEEKSIPFTVQAGEGAFYGPKHEFVLRDSIGRRWQCGTIQLDFSMPGRLGAEYVAADGTKRVPVMIHRAILGSLERFIGILIEDTEGKLPAWLSPVQLIVCNIGPNQREYALSVQKHLKNHNLRVQCDLRNEKIGYKIRQATLRRIPFILVVGDKEKGAESVSVRTQDGTDLGSIDLDRVATALPGLSLKH
- the uvrB gene encoding excinuclease ABC subunit UvrB — translated: MMRQFQLESEFHPAGDQPEAIEALLNGIEVGELYQTLLGVTGSGKTFTMAHLIARTGRTTLILAPNKTLAAQLYAEMRDFFPSNAVEYFVSYYDYYQPEAYVPSSDTYIEKDASINDHIDQMRLSATKALLEREDTIIVATVSAIYGLGDPAAYHGMILHLRQGGLAEQRDILRRLSELQYTRNEMDLRRGTFRVRGDVIDIYPAESDRFAVRIELFGDQIERLARFDPLTGEVDERLTRFTIYPKSHYVTPRETLLAATGAIRDELTDRLSVLRSQERLLEAQRLEQRTHYDLEMIEELGYCNGIENYSRFLSGRKVGESPPTLIDYLPDKALLFIDESHVTVPQLGAMYRGDRSRKETLVEYGFRLPSALDNRPLRFDEFERKIPQTVFVSATPGPYEAEHSSSTVDQVVRPTGLVDPVLEIRPAATQVDDLMSEIQLRANASERVLVTTLTKRMSEDLCDYLADHGVRVRYLHSDIDTVERVEILRDLRLGVFDVLVGINLLREGLDLPEVSLVAILDADKEGFLRSTRALIQTIGRAARNINGKAVLYADNVTQSMQRAIDETERRREKQEAHNIRHGILPATIEKRITEFIDGVYEKPQKAGRTRFDRAGTIGHITADIEIKSAGDLGRLIDGLEKQMYDHARALEFEQAAQLRDSISELKKRHFTAGFMTDPASVVS
- a CDS encoding TRAP transporter large permease, whose protein sequence is MTPVEVSAILFPLFIILVIFRVPVAIALGLACIPVFLLEERLTPFLLMNEMFKSYNAFILLAVPFFLLAANIMNAAGITDRLVRLSRAMVGHLPGGLGHVNVVVSMLFAGISGSSTADAAGIGSLLIPQMKKLGYSSSFSVAITACSSVMGVVIPPSILMVVWGGLMSVSIGGLFLAGVIPGILIAVSQMIAVYVFAKIYNYPMYARSSFKEFFVAVFQAIPPLMTPLIIVGGIVGGFFTPTEASVIAVLYSVILGGLFYRTIGFHNLPSILYNSAAFAAMSLFCIGTASAFGWLLAYFKVPLAIVQFLAPYGVGPTSTGLIVAGSFLLIGMFIDAIPAIIILGTVLWPLAEVSNMHPIHFAIIGVISLAFGLVTPPYGLCLLIACKIGDIEVRKALRDVAIVLCPMLVVLLIVIFFPELILALPKMLMAKFI
- a CDS encoding TRAP transporter small permease — its product is MKKIIDGYFSFLKIVLTMLMGILIIPVTMQIFARYSDFIPRYIWTEELSRFCFIWIILVGAMIALRKNEHFAVDLLPPPKTNKGKAISLMFVDLMAFGMAVIFVVWGWPLIKFGLLQTSEMADLPMVFIYVAWPITGITWMLFLSERVVDHIKLFRSVAP